The DNA window CTAGTGAATCCTCCCCTTCCTATCAATTAAAAAAACATTATCCTGAAATCTATGACAAAGTAATGTCAAGAGAAATCAACGAATGCAATGCTGTTTTCAAACAAAATATCGAACAAGGAATCAACCAAGGTTTGTACCGAAAAAATGTACTCGTAGAAACTTATGTTGGCTTTTATTACAACTTAATTTTTAGCATTCACGGTAACACCAGTTCCGAAAAAGAATTGAATGAACTCGAATTACAAGCCTTAGAATATCATACCCGAGCGATGGCAACACCAACAGGAATTATCGAACTAGAAAAACAATTAGAAAACTATCACCTATAATGAAGAAATTATTTTTAATACCCCTAATCGTTTTGGCCTTTACGGCAAAAGCGCAAGAAACGAAGAAAAGCTTTACTTTCAGCCTAGAACAAGCCATAAGTCACGCCTTGACCAACAATTATTCGGCGATCAATGCAGGCAGAGATATCGAAGCTTCGAAAGAAAAAAAATGGGAAACTACCGCAGCAGGTTTACCCCAAATCAATGCAGGCTTGGATTACACTAACAATTTTGTATTGCAAAAATCAGTAGTACCTGCGGAATTTTTTGGCGGAAATCCCGGCGAATATGCCGAAGTTGCTTTTGGAACCAAACACAATATGATCGCTCGCTCTACTTTGAGTCAATTGATTTTTGATGGTTCGTATATCGTGGCTTTGCAAGCATCCAAAACCTATTTGAAATATTACGAAAATGCCAAAGTTAAAACCGATACCGAAATTAAAGAGGCGGTCATCAATGCGTACGGCAGTGTTTTATTAGCGGAAGAGAGCATCGCTATTCTC is part of the Flavobacterium nackdongense genome and encodes:
- a CDS encoding TetR/AcrR family transcriptional regulator, producing the protein MKEKIIAKATDLFLKLGFKSVTMDDIACEMCISKKTIYKYFCNKEILIAETTEIVHKAIHQSIDVIVAQKYNAIEENFKIRKMFKEMFNASESSPSYQLKKHYPEIYDKVMSREINECNAVFKQNIEQGINQGLYRKNVLVETYVGFYYNLIFSIHGNTSSEKELNELELQALEYHTRAMATPTGIIELEKQLENYHL